The DNA segment tttttataatcaagactaaaaagttttttaaattttattattattattattaaaatctgAAGCACTTCAATCTCACAAGAAACTACGTACTTCATACAAAACATATTAGTAGTTTATAAAATGGACTTAAAACACGCGAGACAAACGAGGCCACCTACAAAATTCATGAATACACAAAGGTCTCCAACCTTATTTTCCCCCAAAACATACAAAATACAAAGAAAGAAACAGGGCCAGCTCTGAAATTCTGGATGGCTAGCAGCTCTCATGTTAAATGAGCCCTGAAATACTCGGCCAGTTTCTCCCGATCAGGCAGATGTTCCTTCACAGAGCTCGAGTTCACGTACTCGTCTATCCATCTACACAAATTTGGGAACTTCTCTGTCGTTATGATTTTGAGTCCCACCAATTCAGCGATAATCACATACCAATAGCCGACGGAATTGGCAGCAATATCGACCAGCCCGATGCTATCAGCTCCCCCGAAGAATTTCTTGCCTTTTAGCTCATTCTCAAGAAATTTTAGCAGCTCTTGTGCTTCTTCCTTGCCTTTCTCTTGCTCCTCCCCTGTACTCGAGCAAGCCTTCCACATAGCCGGCACGCACTGGAccatgaaaattaaattttcccCACTTTAATTACACGAAAtcttgaaattaaaataaaggaaagaaTTATTAATGTACCTTTTCATCTATAAATTTAGCCCAAAAACGCGCCATGGCTCTGTCATAAGGATTCTTGGGCAAGATGGATGGCCCATTTTTCCAAGTTTCGTCGATATATTCAAGAATCACCAACGACTCCGCAATGGGCTTACCATTGTGCAGCAGCACGGGAACTTTTTTGTGGACTGGATTGTATTGAAGAAGCTGCGGGGACTTGTTGCTGTTGCCTAGATCTTCTTCTATGTATTCGTATTCGACACCTTTCAGTTTCAGCGCCATTTCGACTCTCCGGCTATATGGGCTTGACCAAAAACCGAATACCTTCACTTCCGCCATTGTAATCCGATAGATTTCTTGGTTGCGTTTGATTCTGTAGGTGTAGTTGGTAGTTGTTTTGAGTGAGAGCTCCTTTTTTATAGGGAAATTTGACTTGTCGGCTAAGAAAGTGTATTAAATAATATGTTGACTTGTTGACTTGTTCGGAGGCTTGGGAATGGAGACTGGAGAGGTCAGTGCTTACGATTTTTAGTTTTTCtgatttctttttatttttattttcagtttggTTTCCATTTTTTTGGCCGTTAATCGAACCAAACTGGATATCGATTTTTTTTACAGTTATTATAtcgttttataatatttatttttattgataataaatattaaaaaaaatgaaaatttcgTAAAATCGAACCTGAACCGAAATGAGAAACAGAAATTCGATTTTTAATTGAACAGAATCGTTAAATTTCAATTCATTTCTCGGTCTGGATTTCGTGTGAATTTTTCGATTAAGATGAAATCCTCAATATGATCACGGTGCGGTTTGGCGGTTTTTCATAAGAAATTCAAAGCGAATTGTCAATTGCGGTTcggttatattttattttttttgttgcgattttatatttaaaatcttTTTCGCGCTTTTAAGCGGTTGCGGTCGGTTCGcggttttttttaatgataggtaaaatgaaaaaaaaaataaaactattcaaattattagaataatgaatgaaaactataataaacaaaataaaactaaataaaataacaatcaaACGACAAAATAAAGTTAATCAACTATAATATGTTTAGACAAGGTGGAAGATTAATATTTGTATAAAGAAGTAGTAAATAGATTATGAAGAAAGAAAGAggggaaatttttttgaaaaaagttgAGAGAGAAGATAGTGGAGGCGGCATAGGATCGAATCTATTGTGTATAATGTATATACAATGTGCTATAAATATAACCCTAGCTAAATACCACTATGCACGCGGTGCGGGGCTGTTTGGGCCAAAAATTATAACCGAACCATGACGGTGGGacgtttttcatttttttaaaaaaccgcgGTTATTTAAACATGAGATACGACAGTGCGGGACGGTGCGGGGTGGTCGGTTCAGgcggtttttgaaaaaatgtgATCACCCCTACTCAATAATAATAGAATATAATCTTTTGTTTTGATAAATGTCCAaaactaataaaatataaaattaatatcttTAGCACTTCTCCAATGAACTTTTTTTCGAAGTTTCTTAGGGGCTCCTTTTGTTTTAGTATATTTTGGATCAAGAACTTTGCAAGTAGAAGTTTGGTATAAATTATCAACACGATCAGACTGCACTTGCATGCTTGGAGGTGATACCAAATTACGACCACAATCTAATTGCAACTTTGAAATAGCAAGATCACTTGTTTTACTTTCAATCCACTCGAGGAGCATTTGAGTTTCATTATCATTATCTGCAGCCAAATCTGCAACATTTTTAAATGCGTCACACAACTTCTCATAATTTAACTGAACAGGAGTAGTTATCCATCCATTATAATTGATCTTCACCCTCGTATATAATCTACGCACATCCTTCCTCCAACGCCGAAGTATATATTGCTCGGGAACGACCGAAAACTTATTGCGGATCAAAACTATAATAACATGCCTACAAATTATTCCTCTGAACTCAAATAGGTGACAACTACAAGA comes from the Henckelia pumila isolate YLH828 chromosome 1, ASM3356847v2, whole genome shotgun sequence genome and includes:
- the LOC140874989 gene encoding probable glutathione S-transferase, whose protein sequence is MAEVKVFGFWSSPYSRRVEMALKLKGVEYEYIEEDLGNSNKSPQLLQYNPVHKKVPVLLHNGKPIAESLVILEYIDETWKNGPSILPKNPYDRAMARFWAKFIDEKCVPAMWKACSSTGEEQEKGKEEAQELLKFLENELKGKKFFGGADSIGLVDIAANSVGYWYVIIAELVGLKIITTEKFPNLCRWIDEYVNSSSVKEHLPDREKLAEYFRAHLT